A window of the Citrus sinensis cultivar Valencia sweet orange chromosome 9, DVS_A1.0, whole genome shotgun sequence genome harbors these coding sequences:
- the LOC102612660 gene encoding subtilisin-like protease SBT1.8 produces the protein MASFFFFTGLLLLLPCLSLSVTAAKQTYIVHMKHQAKPSTFSTHNDWYASSVQSLSSSTDSLLYTYNTAYNGFAASLDPDQAQALRQSDAVLGVYEDTLYTLHTTRSPQFLGISSDFGLLAGYSKLDFDKASLDVIIGVLDTGVWPESKSFDDSAMPEVPTKWRGQCESGPDFSPKLCNKKLIGARFFSKGYHMAGGSFSKKPNEPESPRDYDGHGTHTASTAAGVPVANASLLGYASGVARGMATHARVATYKVCWKTGCFGSDILAGIDRAIQDGVDVLSMSLGGGSAPYYRDTIAVGAFAAMEKGIVVSCSAGNSGPTKASLANVAPWILTVGAGTLDRDFPAYVFLGNKKKATGVSLYSGNGMGNKPVSLVYNKGSNGSSSSNLCLPGSLQPELVRGKVVICDRGINARVEKGAVVRDAGGVGMILANTAASGEELVADSHLLPAVAIGRRMGDIVREYAKTVPNPTALLTFGGTVLNVRPSPVVAAFSSRGPNMVTPQILKPDVIGPGVNILAAWTEASGPTELEKDTRRTKFNIMSGTSMSCPHLSGVAALLKAAHPDWSPSAIKSALMTTAYVVDNTKSPLHDAADGRLSTPWAHGSGHVNPQKAISPGLVYDASTEDYIAFLCSLGYTIEHVKAIVKRPNITCTRKFNTPGELNYPSFSVLFGDQRVVRYTRELTNVGPARSLYNVTVDGPSTVGISVRPKRLLFRTVGEKKRYTVTFVAKNGDQKMGGAAFGSIVWGNAQHQVRSPVAFSWTQLMS, from the exons ATGGcgtctttcttcttcttcaccgGACTTCTTCTTCTCCTACCATGCTTGTCACTCTCAGTGACGGCGGCCAAGCAAACCTACATAGTTCACATGAAACACCAAGCAAAGCCATCAACTTTCTCCACCCACAACGATTGGTACGCATCGAGCGTTCAGTCTCTCTCATCTTCCACAGATTCTCTTCTGTACACCTACAACACCGCATACAACGGCTTCGCTGCCTCACTTGACCCAGATCAAGCCCAGGCTCTCCGCCAATCCGACGCCGTTCTCGGAGTCTACGAGGACACTCTCTACACCCTCCACACTACTCGGTCCCCTCAGTTCCTCGGCATCAGCTCTGACTTCGGCTTGTTGGCAGGCTACAGCAAGCTCGACTTCGACAAGGCCTCCCTTGATGTTATCATTGGTGTTCTCGACACTGGGGTTTGGCCCGAGTCTAAAAGTTTCGATGACTCCGCCATGCCTGAGGTTCCAACCAAGTGGCGCGGCCAGTGCGAGTCCGGTCCTGATTTTAGTCCCAAACTTTGTAACAAAAAGCTCATTGGCGCTCGTTTTTTCTCCAAAGGCTACCACATGGCTGGTGGAAGTTTCTCTAAGAAGCCAAACGAACCCGAGTCGCCTCGTGATTATGACGGACACGGTACCCACACGGCCAGTACGGCGGCCGGCGTACCCGTCGCCAATGCCAGTCTCCTCGGTTACGCCAGCGGCGTCGCTCGTGGAATGGCCACGCACGCGCGTGTGGCCACCTACAAAGTTTGCTGGAAAACTGGATGTTTCGGATCCGACATTCTTGCGGGCATAGATCGGGCCATTCAGGACGGTGTGGATGTCCTCTCTATGTCCCTCGGTGGTGGATCCGCACCGTATTACAGAGACACCATTGCTGTCGGTGCGTTTGCGGCAATGGAGAAGGGCATTGTGGTCTCTTGCTCTGCCGGAAACAGTGGGCCAACTAAGGCCTCGCTTGCCAACGTGGCTCCGTGGATCCTGACCGTTGGTGCCGGCACTTTAGATCGCGACTTCCCGGCTTACGTGTTTCTtggaaacaaaaagaaagccACTGGTGTCTCACTCTATAGCGGAAATGGGATGGGAAATAAACCGGTCAGTTTGGTTTACAATAAAGGTTCAAAcggttcttcttcttccaatCTGTGTTTGCCCGGTTCACTCCAACCGGAACTTGTGCGTGGGAAAGTAGTTATCTGCGACAGGGGAATCAACGCACGTGTGGAGAAAGGAGCTGTAGTACGTGACGCTGGTGGTGTTGGGATGATACTCGCGAACACCGCAGCCAGTGGTGAGGAATTGGTGGCTGACAGTCACTTGTTGCCGGCGGTGGCCATTGGGAGGAGGATGGGTGATATAGTCAGGGAGTATGCCAAGACGGTTCCAAATCCAACGGCTCTGCTTACGTTCGGCGGGACCGTACTGAACGTGCGGCCCTCTCCGGTTGTGGCGGCGTTTAGTTCTCGTGGGCCCAACATGGTGACTCCGCAAATCTTGAAGCCGGATGTCATTGGGCCTGGGGTTAACATCTTGGCCGCGTGGACCGAAGCTAGTGGGCCCACTGAGTTGGAGAAGGACACTAGGAGAACAAAGTTCAATATAATGTCAG GTACATCTATGTCATGCCCACACCTCAGCGGTGTTGCTGCCTTGCTCAAAGCAGCCCACCCAGACTGGAGCCCAAGTGCTATCAAATCTGCTCTGATGACGACTGCTTATGTTGTGGACAACACCAAATCTCCTCTCCACGATGCCGCAGATGGTAGGCTCTCAACCCCGTGGGCTCATGGTTCGGGCCATGTTAACCCGCAGAAAGCCATCTCTCCAGGCCTTGTATACGATGCTTCAACAGAAGACTACATAGCATTCTTGTGCTCTTTGGGCTACACCATTGAACATGTTAAGGCCATTGTCAAGCGACCCAACATCACATGTACGAGAAAATTCAACACCCCTGGTGAACTGAACTACCCATCATTCTCAGTCCTGTTTGGGGACCAGAGGGTTGTCCGGTACACTCGGGAGTTGACAAATGTTGGGCCTGCAAGATCATTGTACAATGTGACCGTGGATGGCCCATCTACCGTTGGCATCTCAGTGAGGCCTAAAAGGCTTCTGTTCAGGACTGTAGGAGAGAAGAAGCGATACACAGTAACATTTGTTGCAAAGAACGGTGACCAGAAGATGGGTGGAGCTGCATTTGGTTCAATTGTTTGGGGAAATGCTCAACATCAAGTTAGGAGCCCAGTTGCGTTTTCATGGACACAGTTAATGAGCTAG